A stretch of the Candidatus Binataceae bacterium genome encodes the following:
- a CDS encoding SPOR domain-containing protein: MRFEIRAGGIFVILIGLVVLSGAVFFLGVMAGNEIARQNTPDQSQVSSMFPLPSPPAMAPTPTTAPLAALNPPSVPAAAPVLAPHTSALPPIAASSRAASAASVRAAAPANTRAVASASTPAAPSAHKHPYTIQIEAVMDRDGANQMVRRLQDLGYPAAAETTDIDGQTWYRVKVGPYDSQEEAEEAQDKLRAAYKAQYIRH, translated from the coding sequence ATGCGATTCGAGATCAGGGCAGGGGGAATTTTCGTAATTCTGATCGGGCTGGTCGTGCTTTCGGGGGCGGTCTTTTTTCTCGGCGTGATGGCAGGAAACGAGATCGCCAGACAGAACACTCCAGACCAGTCGCAGGTCTCGTCGATGTTCCCGTTGCCGAGTCCGCCCGCGATGGCGCCGACGCCGACTACCGCTCCGCTTGCGGCATTAAATCCCCCGTCTGTTCCGGCCGCGGCTCCCGTGCTCGCTCCTCATACTTCTGCATTGCCCCCCATCGCGGCTAGTTCACGCGCCGCCAGTGCCGCTAGCGTCAGGGCGGCGGCGCCGGCAAACACGCGCGCGGTCGCAAGCGCCTCGACGCCTGCGGCCCCTTCGGCGCACAAACATCCGTACACCATCCAAATCGAGGCGGTGATGGATCGCGACGGCGCAAATCAGATGGTCCGTCGACTCCAGGACCTGGGTTATCCGGCTGCGGCAGAGACCACGGATATCGACGGGCAGACCTGGTATCGGGTCAAGGTTGGTCCGTACGACTCGCAGGAAGAAGCGGAAGAAGCGCAGGACAAACTTCGCGCCGCCTACAAGGCGCAATATATCCGCCACTAG
- the nudC gene encoding NAD(+) diphosphatase: protein MIPFAGNPLNRASEKRLEANWIESRLHDPSSLIFPMWRLEPFLLGPENSAPPIQLGLLKPGLTDALAADGAPCIFLGLDGDRAVFALDISAADNPAKEGPLAGLGFFRDARAAGQMVSIKEAAIIAQAKALIDWHQRHGFCPKCGAPTRLMDAGYRRLCDKCNSEHFPRVDPVVIMLATNGDACLVGRGKLFPQGMFSALAGFIEPGETIEEAVRRELMEEASVKVGEVSYWATQPWPFPSSLMIGCFAKATSRDVKVDQSELAEVRWIERKVARELIEGKRVEGIMVPPPIAIAHHLIKAFALGER, encoded by the coding sequence ATGATTCCTTTTGCAGGTAACCCTCTCAATCGAGCAAGCGAAAAACGCCTGGAGGCCAACTGGATCGAATCGAGGCTGCACGATCCATCCTCCCTGATATTCCCGATGTGGCGCCTGGAGCCGTTCCTGCTCGGACCTGAAAACTCGGCGCCGCCGATTCAACTGGGTCTGCTCAAGCCGGGACTGACGGATGCCCTGGCCGCCGACGGGGCTCCTTGCATCTTCCTGGGGCTCGACGGCGATCGCGCCGTGTTCGCGCTTGACATCTCCGCGGCCGACAACCCCGCCAAAGAGGGTCCGCTTGCCGGGCTGGGTTTCTTCCGCGACGCGCGGGCCGCCGGGCAGATGGTTTCCATCAAGGAGGCCGCGATCATCGCGCAGGCTAAGGCGCTCATCGACTGGCATCAGCGTCACGGGTTCTGTCCCAAGTGTGGGGCCCCGACCAGGCTGATGGATGCCGGCTATCGGCGCCTGTGTGACAAATGCAACTCCGAGCATTTCCCGCGCGTGGATCCGGTCGTAATCATGCTTGCGACCAATGGGGACGCATGCCTGGTCGGACGGGGCAAGCTGTTCCCGCAGGGGATGTTTTCGGCACTGGCCGGATTTATCGAACCCGGCGAGACCATCGAGGAGGCGGTGCGCCGCGAACTGATGGAAGAAGCATCGGTCAAAGTCGGCGAGGTCAGCTACTGGGCGACTCAGCCCTGGCCGTTTCCTTCGTCCTTGATGATCGGATGCTTCGCCAAAGCCACAAGTCGCGACGTGAAAGTCGACCAGAGCGAGCTGGCCGAGGTCCGCTGGATCGAGCGGAAAGTCGCACGCGAGCTGATCGAAGGCAAACGCGTCGAGGGCATCATGGTGCCACCGCCAATCGCCATCGCCCATCACTTGATCAAAGCATTCGCGCTTGGCGAGCGATGA
- the trpE gene encoding anthranilate synthase component I: MLYPTEREFEDLRSQGYNLIPVSREIAADLETPVSAFLKVARGDYAFLLESVRGGEKWGRYTFLGSEPSMVIRARGNRMDLIRPGRGIEVRSISNAFDELGAEVKRFRAPELPGLPPFFGGAVGFLAYDVVRCFERIPQTVEDDLGVPDLYMMFTETMLMFDNVRQTLRVIANVPVEDFPSTRAAYRGAETKIDELIQRLRAPAVPPRLEGAAAVANDSTIVSNMTREGYMTMVTAAKEYIAAGDVIQVVPSQRFESPLTAHPFNIYRSLRTINPSPYMFYLRLGDHTLVGASPEVMVRVEGRDITLRPIAGTRPRGANEAQDKAMERELLADPKEQAEHVMLVDLGRNDVGRVSEIGSVKVTEYMVVERYSHVMHIVSNVVGRLRDDCDAFDAFRATFPQGTVSGAPKIRAMEIIDEVESVRRGIYAGAVGYFSYTGNTDTAIALRTLLVKNNRVYIQAGGGVVADSDPGAEFEESVNKARAVVRALQAAREFEK, translated from the coding sequence ATGCTGTATCCGACCGAGCGCGAATTCGAAGACTTGCGCAGCCAGGGTTACAACCTGATTCCGGTCTCGCGCGAAATTGCTGCTGATCTGGAAACCCCGGTCTCGGCGTTTTTGAAAGTCGCGCGAGGCGACTACGCGTTTCTCCTGGAAAGCGTACGCGGCGGAGAGAAGTGGGGCCGCTACACCTTTTTGGGCTCGGAACCCTCAATGGTCATTCGCGCGCGCGGGAACCGGATGGACCTTATCCGGCCGGGCCGCGGCATCGAGGTTCGTTCGATTAGCAACGCGTTCGATGAACTCGGTGCGGAGGTGAAACGCTTTCGCGCTCCCGAGCTTCCCGGACTGCCGCCGTTTTTCGGCGGCGCGGTGGGCTTTCTCGCCTACGACGTCGTGCGCTGCTTCGAGCGGATTCCACAGACCGTCGAGGATGATCTGGGCGTGCCGGACCTCTACATGATGTTCACAGAGACCATGTTGATGTTCGACAACGTGCGGCAAACGCTCAGGGTAATCGCGAACGTCCCAGTCGAGGACTTCCCGTCGACGCGCGCGGCGTATCGCGGCGCCGAGACCAAGATCGACGAGCTGATTCAACGGTTGCGTGCGCCGGCGGTCCCGCCGCGGCTCGAGGGCGCAGCGGCGGTCGCGAACGATTCAACCATCGTTTCGAACATGACCCGCGAGGGGTACATGACGATGGTAACGGCAGCCAAGGAGTACATCGCCGCCGGTGATGTTATTCAGGTGGTTCCTTCGCAGCGCTTTGAGTCGCCGCTCACAGCGCATCCCTTCAACATCTACCGGAGCCTCAGGACCATCAACCCGTCACCGTACATGTTTTACCTGCGGCTTGGCGATCACACTTTGGTTGGCGCCTCGCCGGAGGTCATGGTGCGGGTCGAGGGCCGCGATATCACGCTCAGGCCGATCGCCGGGACACGACCACGCGGAGCGAATGAAGCCCAAGACAAAGCGATGGAACGGGAACTGCTCGCGGATCCGAAGGAGCAGGCCGAGCACGTGATGCTGGTTGACCTCGGGCGCAACGACGTGGGCCGCGTCTCGGAAATCGGATCGGTCAAAGTTACCGAGTACATGGTCGTCGAGCGTTACTCGCACGTGATGCATATCGTGTCGAATGTAGTCGGGAGGCTGCGCGACGACTGCGATGCGTTTGATGCTTTCCGTGCCACCTTCCCGCAGGGAACCGTGTCGGGGGCGCCGAAAATCCGCGCCATGGAGATTATCGACGAAGTTGAGAGCGTACGCCGCGGCATTTATGCGGGCGCGGTCGGTTACTTCAGCTACACGGGCAACACCGACACCGCGATCGCGCTCCGCACCCTGCTGGTCAAAAACAACCGCGTGTACATCCAGGCGGGCGGCGGGGTGGTTGCGGACTCGGATCCCGGTGCCGAATTCGAGGAATCGGTGAACAAGGCGCGTGCCGTGGTTCGTGCCCTGCAGGCGGCGCGCGAGTTCGAGAAGTAA